The genome window AAGATAGATTGTATCAAGATTATCAATCGTTAAACAAAAGTTTAATTAAAGTTCTACAAGATCTAGGTGAAAAGAATTTATCCAGTCTCATACAAGATTCGAATCAACCTCAGGACAATCCTTCTACATATCCAGAAAAAACTTCCGAATTATTAAGTCTTTCTTTTCAGCTATTGAATATGACAGAGGAAAATGTAGCCGCCCAATACCGTCGATCGGTTGAGACGAATCAAGGACTTGCAACAATTCCGGGACTATGGGGACAAAGTATATCTAAGATGATCAATTATGGTCTCAGTGAAGAACAGATTCTGGATACACTAAGAACAATCCATGTCGAACCAGTTCTTACAGCTCATCCAACTGAAGCAAAAAGAGCGACTGTACTTGAACAACACCGTGAACTCTATTTGCATTTGGTTAAATTAGAAAATCAAATGTGGACTCCGTATGAAAGGAAAGAAATTATCAATGATATTGAATCGGTCATTGAAAGATTATGGAGAACTGGCGAAATATATCTGAAGAAACCGGATGTTCTCTCTGAGATTCGGAATATCGAGCATTATCTCAAGAATGTTTTTCCAAATGCTCTACAATTATTGGATACGCGTTTCAAGCAGGCTTGGACAGAAGCTGGACTCTCCAAAGATAAACTTCGAGAACCTAGCGATTATCCTAAAGTCAGTTTTGGAGATTGGGTTGGAGGAGATCGCGATGGTCATCCATTTGTAACTTCTGACATAACAAAATACGTATTGGAAAAATTTCGAAGTATCAGTATTCAATTGTATTCTGATAAATGCATAGATCTAACTCGAAAAATTAGTCTTTCTGATTATTTACAGACCCCACCAGAATTTTTATTGAATGCTATTCAAGATTATTCAAGTCGAATGGGTGAGATTGGTCAATCTTGCATCACCCGAAATAATGACGAACCTTGGAGACAATTTGTCAATTTAATTCAGCGCAGATTACCTCTTGAAGAAAATGTGAATTCTGTTCCATCAGAATTCATTTATAAAAATTCACTCGAATTCTCAGAAGACTTAAAACTTCTTCGTAAATCTTTGGAATATGTTCATGCAAATCGTTTGATAGAAAGAGATCTTTTTCCATTGGAAAGACTTGTATCTTCCTACGGATTCCATACAGCCACTTTGGATATTCGACAAAACTCAGCTTACCATGAAAAGGTGATTGAACAGATTTTGAAGGCTGCAGGATTTGAAGATTGGGAATATAGCAAATGGAATGAAGAAAAAAGATTGGAATTTCTCAATCAGGAGTTGGCAAGTCCCAGACCTTTTCTTTTACCAGATACCAAACTAGATTCCGAATCGGATTCCTTACTTTCCGCTTACCGAGTCATTAAAAAATTTACAGACTCTTATGGAAAAGAATCAATTGGTGCTTTTATTGTTAGTATGACTAGGTCTGTTTCAGATCTACTTTTGGTTTATCTTTTCCTAAGAGAAGTCGGACTTATGGAACTTTTTGATTCCGAACAATTATTACGGTATTCGATTCCAGAGAAAAGCCAGCAATCAACTAATTTGGTTAGTGCTTTTCCCATAGTTCCACTATTCGAGACAATCGATGATCTTATGGATTCTCCTAAAATATTGGAAAGATATATATCTCATCCTTTGACCATTAGAAGCATTCACTATCAAAAGAGTCTTGCAAAATCCATAAAACCTATCGTTCAAGTTATGTTAGGCTATAGTGATTCAAATAAAGATGGAGGAATACTTGCAAGCCAATGGAATTTATATTCTGCACAGAAAAAACTAACCAAAATTTCCGATAGCTTCGGTGTGAATCTTCGATTCTTTCATGGTAGAGGCGGGACAATCAGTAGAGGCGGTGGCAAAAATCATCGTTTCCTTGATGCACTTCCACATTCTAGCCTAACGGGATCTGTACGAATGACTGTTCAAGGTGAAACTATAGCTCAGAAATATGCCAATAAAATCAATGCTGTCTACAATCTGGAACTCCTAACGGCTACAGCTACAAAAGTAACTGCAAGACATAAATACAGACCCAGAAAACATCACCCTTCAGAAAATTTAGTTGAGTCGATTGCGAAAAGATCGGCAGAAGTTTACGCCGAACTGATTCATCGGGATAATTTTATTACTTATTATTCGCAAGTTACTCCAATTGACGTGATCGAGAATAGTAGAATCGGTTCAAGACCAAGTCGTAGAACTGGCAAGCGAAGTATCGAAGATCTAAGAGCAATTCCTTGGGTCTTCAGTTGGAATCAGGCTCGGTTCTATCTACCCAATTGGTATGGAGCTGGAACTGCTCTTGAGGAATTGAAAATTCAATCTCCCAAAGATTTTGAAATATTGAAATCCGATATGGATGAATGGCATTTTCTAAAATATTCTATGCTAAATATAGAGACTGGAATTTATAGTGCTAGCCCAGATATAATGTTAGAATATTCTAAATTAGTAGAAGATGCGGTACTACGCGAAAATTTCACTCAATCCATTATCCAAGAATATGATAGAACCAAAAGAATTGTTCAAGAACTTTTTGCAAATAAAACAGCTCTAGAACGAAGGCCCAAGATGATTCAGACAATTCAAATGCGAGCAAAATCATTGAAATTATTGCATGATCACCAGATTGAGCTGCTCCGCAAATGGAGAGCAATTCCGATCCAAGACAATACTGCAGATGAAAGGGAAAAAATCATCATACCTCTGTTGCTTACAGTCAATGCAATCGCTGGCGGACTGAGAACTACAGGATAATCATTTCCATTTTCTAGAGATCTAAATTTTTCATTACAGCTTCGGCGTATCGAAATCCTGCAACTTTCTCAGCGGCAAAAATTTCATTGAGCTGATGTATTGTGGCATCATCAAGTGTTGCTGCTGATGCTTTAAGATTCTCATCAATACGAGATATTTTTCTAGTTCCTGGAATGGGAAGTATGCCTTTGTTCTGTGAAATAATCCAAGATAGCGCAACTTGCCCTGGGCTAAGGTTCAAATTGTTCGCTATTTCTTCTAAGTCTTTGATGAGCTTGAGATTTTGATCTAGATTCTTATCCTGAAATCTAGGGTTATTTCTGCGAAAATCATTCTCAGCTAACGTAGATGTGTCTTTTATACTGCCTGTCAAAAATCCACGACCTAACGGACTGTACGCGACAAGACGGATACCTTTTGATTCTAAATAAGGAAGTATTTCTTTTTCTAAGTGGCGTGACCATAAAGAGTATTCGGACTGCAAAGCTGCAATTGGATGAACGGTCAGAGCCTTCGAAATTGTTCCAACTGATGCTTCCGACAATCCAAGATATCTTACTTTGCCAGCCTCAACCAAATCTTTCATGGCGCCAACAGTATCTTCGATCGGTACAGTAGGATCCACTCGGTGTTGATAATATAAATCTATAGTTTCGATTTCTAATCTTTGTAAGCTTGCATCGCAAGCTTGCTTAACATATTCAGGTCTTCCATTTATAGCTCTTGCTTTTGGATCGGTAGGTGATCTCTGAATTCCGAACTTAGTGCATACGAAAATATCATCTCTATTACCCGACCAAGATTTGATTGCAGAACCTAGAAGTTTTTCATTATGTCCACTTCCATACATATCAGCAGTATCTAAAAAGTTAATTCCTTGATTCAAAGCGTAGTGTATGGTTTTGGTACTTTCTATATCGTTCGAATCACCATAGAATTCGCTCATTCCCATCAGTCCTAAACCTAATTTGGAAATATCTTTATTACTTGCTGTTCGTAAATTCATAATAATTGATAATAGTATTTTAGATTTGAGTCATACAAGAACTTAATAATGTTAAGAAAATAAGTTATTTATAACATTGAATATAAATAAGCCTCCATTAAACCTTTTCCTTTCACGTCTATGGTTTTTGAAATAAAATACGATTTATCTTGAATCAGCTGAAAAGTATTTTCTGATAGTAAAATTGAATTCGGATCACTATTCGATTCCATTCGTTGTGCTAAATTTACAGTATCTCCCCAGAGATCATAAGTAAACTTATGTTTTCCAATCACACCCGCAGTGACCACACCCGAGTTAATTCCAATGCGAATCTTTAGATCCAGTCCTTCCTGCAATGAAAACTCTTTCATGAATGTTATCATATCTTTGCCCAAGTAAACACATAAATCAGCATGTTTGTCTACTTGGTTTGGAACTCCAGCCGCAACCATATAAGCATCTCCGATCGTTTTAATTTTTTCGATTCCATAACTTAATGTTAAATCATCGAATTTCGTGAATATTTTATTGAGCATTGCAATCAAATCTTCTGGATCTGTCTTTGCTGCAAGTGATGTAAAACCAACTATATCCGCAAATAGGACGGAGGCTGATTCAACTCGCTGGGAAATATTGATCTCTCCCGCCTTTAAACGACTAGCTGTTTCTTCCGGAAGAATATTTAATAATAATTTACTTGATTTGGTTTCTTCCTTATCTAAATCGTCTGAAGTTAAGCGTAGAAAATGACCTAAAATTCTCTTATCTCTTCGGAGTTGTTCAATTTCTTTTTTCATATCAAGTTCACTTAAATTTTCTTGAGAAGGCTCATACAAAAATTCCTCCTGCTTAGGAAAATCACTTTGAGTTAGATCATCAATTTTATTGGTAACATCCCTAATAGCTACAATCGAAATTACTGTATTATGTAATCCACATGTACTATTTTTAGAGTTTCCAATTTCTCCCCATGAACTAAAGCCGATAATCGGTTTCTTCCAAAGATTATGTATAGCTTTTAGCTCAGTATTCATATAAGAACCAAGTGATCTGGATCTAACAGCACAATTAAACATAAGTATAAAATCGGGTATCTCAGCCTTGATATTATTCCGAAATGATGACATTTCTTCATATGAATGTTGAATTGTATCCATTGTGTTAGGTGAACAGAAGCGTACAGAGGATCCCTGCGGAATGTCACCTCCATACGAAACAGACTTCTCTTCAAAATCCATTTGAATTGCAATTCGCATAACTGTTGATCCATCTTCATTGTGAATCAATAAAGGGAATTCACTTGCAGCAAGCAAATCAGGATCAATATGATTTTTTCTGATTCCTTTTCCATTCTGCTTGAACCCGAAGTATCTGGCATAAAAATCTGTGGCTGCAATTCCTTCTATTTCAAAAACTTTTCTTCCTTGTGACTTTGTTACTTTCTTGGGGGTTCCTAATTCTTGCCATCCGCTGACAGCTAGTCCATTGATTTGAATTTTTTGTTCATCTAAAATTAATACGCAAACACCTTTATTTTCAAAGCCTTCACTTGAGACAAAAGGAGGATTTTCAATTTCACCAAAACTACTTGCAATTCCTCCAAATATTTTTAATTCTTTATCTCGAGCAAGTATTCCGCCAAGCAGTTTCTCGATTTCGAAACTGTTATCTTTGAGTGCAGCAAGAATAAGAATCGATGGTTTTTGAAAGGTTGTTAAAGAAAAATCTGCGATATTATTACCCATTTCAAACGAATTGATAATTTCATTATAGACCTTTAAACGAAAGTATTGCTTTGGAATATCCAAAAGTAAAGCGATGATTGCAAATTCTGATTTTCCTTCATTATAAATCAACTCAGCGGAACAGGATCCAAAAATTTCAATATCATAATCATAAAATGGTGTTATAAGCTCCAGGCTTAAGGATTTATCTTGAATAAATACAAAAGCCAGACTTGCTTTAAAGGAAGCCTTATAAATTTCAACTAATTGGAGTTGCAATTCGT of Leptospira sp. GIMC2001 contains these proteins:
- a CDS encoding phosphoenolpyruvate carboxylase, with product MDKANFSQDRLYQDYQSLNKSLIKVLQDLGEKNLSSLIQDSNQPQDNPSTYPEKTSELLSLSFQLLNMTEENVAAQYRRSVETNQGLATIPGLWGQSISKMINYGLSEEQILDTLRTIHVEPVLTAHPTEAKRATVLEQHRELYLHLVKLENQMWTPYERKEIINDIESVIERLWRTGEIYLKKPDVLSEIRNIEHYLKNVFPNALQLLDTRFKQAWTEAGLSKDKLREPSDYPKVSFGDWVGGDRDGHPFVTSDITKYVLEKFRSISIQLYSDKCIDLTRKISLSDYLQTPPEFLLNAIQDYSSRMGEIGQSCITRNNDEPWRQFVNLIQRRLPLEENVNSVPSEFIYKNSLEFSEDLKLLRKSLEYVHANRLIERDLFPLERLVSSYGFHTATLDIRQNSAYHEKVIEQILKAAGFEDWEYSKWNEEKRLEFLNQELASPRPFLLPDTKLDSESDSLLSAYRVIKKFTDSYGKESIGAFIVSMTRSVSDLLLVYLFLREVGLMELFDSEQLLRYSIPEKSQQSTNLVSAFPIVPLFETIDDLMDSPKILERYISHPLTIRSIHYQKSLAKSIKPIVQVMLGYSDSNKDGGILASQWNLYSAQKKLTKISDSFGVNLRFFHGRGGTISRGGGKNHRFLDALPHSSLTGSVRMTVQGETIAQKYANKINAVYNLELLTATATKVTARHKYRPRKHHPSENLVESIAKRSAEVYAELIHRDNFITYYSQVTPIDVIENSRIGSRPSRRTGKRSIEDLRAIPWVFSWNQARFYLPNWYGAGTALEELKIQSPKDFEILKSDMDEWHFLKYSMLNIETGIYSASPDIMLEYSKLVEDAVLRENFTQSIIQEYDRTKRIVQELFANKTALERRPKMIQTIQMRAKSLKLLHDHQIELLRKWRAIPIQDNTADEREKIIIPLLLTVNAIAGGLRTTG
- a CDS encoding aldo/keto reductase — protein: MNLRTASNKDISKLGLGLMGMSEFYGDSNDIESTKTIHYALNQGINFLDTADMYGSGHNEKLLGSAIKSWSGNRDDIFVCTKFGIQRSPTDPKARAINGRPEYVKQACDASLQRLEIETIDLYYQHRVDPTVPIEDTVGAMKDLVEAGKVRYLGLSEASVGTISKALTVHPIAALQSEYSLWSRHLEKEILPYLESKGIRLVAYSPLGRGFLTGSIKDTSTLAENDFRRNNPRFQDKNLDQNLKLIKDLEEIANNLNLSPGQVALSWIISQNKGILPIPGTRKISRIDENLKASAATLDDATIHQLNEIFAAEKVAGFRYAEAVMKNLDL
- a CDS encoding adenylate/guanylate cyclase domain-containing protein is translated as MNSKTIKANNKYELQLQLVEIYKASFKASLAFVFIQDKSLSLELITPFYDYDIEIFGSCSAELIYNEGKSEFAIIALLLDIPKQYFRLKVYNEIINSFEMGNNIADFSLTTFQKPSILILAALKDNSFEIEKLLGGILARDKELKIFGGIASSFGEIENPPFVSSEGFENKGVCVLILDEQKIQINGLAVSGWQELGTPKKVTKSQGRKVFEIEGIAATDFYARYFGFKQNGKGIRKNHIDPDLLAASEFPLLIHNEDGSTVMRIAIQMDFEEKSVSYGGDIPQGSSVRFCSPNTMDTIQHSYEEMSSFRNNIKAEIPDFILMFNCAVRSRSLGSYMNTELKAIHNLWKKPIIGFSSWGEIGNSKNSTCGLHNTVISIVAIRDVTNKIDDLTQSDFPKQEEFLYEPSQENLSELDMKKEIEQLRRDKRILGHFLRLTSDDLDKEETKSSKLLLNILPEETASRLKAGEINISQRVESASVLFADIVGFTSLAAKTDPEDLIAMLNKIFTKFDDLTLSYGIEKIKTIGDAYMVAAGVPNQVDKHADLCVYLGKDMITFMKEFSLQEGLDLKIRIGINSGVVTAGVIGKHKFTYDLWGDTVNLAQRMESNSDPNSILLSENTFQLIQDKSYFISKTIDVKGKGLMEAYLYSML